One Mycobacteriales bacterium genomic region harbors:
- a CDS encoding ABC transporter substrate-binding protein, whose protein sequence is MKRLRLVAALAALLALVAACSSGSSGGGSKTSGGTSTVTISNESGGLWSCGFSPYNPDVNFQSIGFIYEPLLFINALNSTAAPTPWLASSYAFSNGSKTLTFTIRKGVKWSDGQPLTPADVVFTFQLMKQHPALDINALWAVLNGVKQVGSDQVQFSFKTAAVPYLFYIADQTGIVPEHIWSKISNPVNYTDKNPVGTGPFVMQKCTGQNVHYVKNNDYWQKGLPKVDAVNYPAFTSNDPANTYLATGQAQYGGQFIPNIQAFYGSKSPNHHYWFPPVTSVSIFINQTVAPLNDVAVRKALAYCVNRPRVSQIGEYGYEPPANQTGITVPTFASWLSPAMKAKDTYDYDPTKAQSILTAAGYHKGSDGIFVSPSGQKLAFSIINISDYSDWVASLQVVQQGIKACGMSLTVDNQADNDFDNNLFKGKFQLAYYDETGGPAPYYELRQWLYGPNSAPIGQPAGSNYERYHNPTVDRLINQYAETTSLATQHSIVDRLEQFMLDDVPVIPVTEQVDFYEYDTTSFTGWDDPSDPIALPAPFQVPDVEVVLLHLNPK, encoded by the coding sequence ATGAAGCGGTTGCGGTTGGTGGCGGCCTTGGCCGCTCTGCTCGCGCTCGTCGCGGCTTGCTCGAGCGGCAGTTCCGGCGGTGGGTCGAAAACCTCGGGTGGCACCTCGACGGTGACCATCTCGAACGAGAGCGGCGGGTTGTGGAGCTGTGGGTTCAGCCCCTACAACCCGGACGTCAACTTCCAGTCGATCGGCTTCATCTACGAGCCGCTGCTGTTCATCAATGCGCTGAACAGCACGGCCGCGCCGACGCCGTGGCTCGCGTCGTCGTATGCGTTCAGCAACGGCAGCAAGACCCTCACCTTCACCATCCGCAAGGGGGTCAAGTGGAGCGACGGCCAGCCGCTCACGCCGGCGGACGTCGTGTTCACGTTCCAGCTGATGAAGCAGCACCCGGCGCTCGACATCAACGCACTGTGGGCGGTGCTGAACGGTGTCAAGCAGGTCGGCTCCGACCAGGTGCAGTTCAGCTTCAAGACTGCGGCCGTGCCGTACCTGTTCTACATCGCCGACCAGACCGGGATCGTCCCGGAGCACATCTGGAGCAAGATCTCGAACCCGGTCAACTACACGGACAAGAACCCGGTCGGCACCGGACCATTCGTCATGCAGAAGTGCACCGGGCAGAACGTGCACTACGTCAAGAACAACGACTACTGGCAGAAGGGGCTACCGAAGGTCGACGCGGTCAACTACCCCGCGTTCACCTCGAACGACCCCGCCAACACCTATCTCGCCACCGGGCAGGCACAGTACGGCGGGCAGTTCATCCCGAACATCCAGGCCTTCTACGGTTCGAAGAGCCCGAACCACCACTACTGGTTCCCGCCGGTGACCAGCGTCAGCATCTTCATCAACCAGACGGTCGCGCCGCTCAACGACGTGGCGGTCCGCAAGGCGCTCGCCTACTGCGTCAACCGGCCGCGGGTCTCGCAGATCGGCGAGTACGGCTACGAGCCGCCGGCGAACCAGACCGGCATCACGGTGCCGACCTTCGCCAGCTGGCTGTCGCCTGCGATGAAGGCGAAGGACACCTACGACTACGACCCCACGAAGGCGCAGTCGATCCTGACCGCGGCCGGCTACCACAAGGGTTCCGACGGGATCTTCGTCTCACCGAGCGGCCAGAAGCTGGCGTTCTCGATCATCAACATCAGCGACTACTCGGACTGGGTCGCGTCGCTGCAGGTGGTCCAGCAGGGGATCAAGGCCTGCGGGATGTCGCTCACCGTTGACAACCAGGCCGACAACGACTTCGACAACAACCTGTTCAAGGGCAAGTTCCAGCTCGCCTACTACGACGAGACCGGTGGCCCCGCGCCGTACTACGAGCTGCGGCAGTGGCTCTACGGGCCGAACTCCGCACCGATCGGCCAGCCGGCGGGCTCGAACTACGAGCGCTACCACAACCCGACCGTGGACCGGTTGATCAATCAGTACGCTGAGACCACGAGTCTGGCGACGCAGCACTCGATCGTGGATCGGCTGGAGCAGTTCATGCTCGACGATGTCCCTGTGATCCCGGTGACGGAGCAGGTCGACTTCTATGAGTACGACACGACGTCGTTCACCGGCTGGGACGATCCGTCCGACCCGATCGCGCTTCCGGCGCCGTTCCAGGTGCCGGACGTGGAGGTCGTGCTGCTGCATCTGAACCCGAAGTGA